The genomic stretch AATGCTCTACCATTTTTAGCTTCGTAGTTAACATATATTTTTCCATTTTTTAACCAAGCTTGTTGTAAACCATTCTCTTTACCATCTTTTAAGTACTTTTTTTTTGACAATTGTCCATTTTCAAACCAAACTTGTTCTATCCCATGTTTTTTACCATTTAGATACTTAGATTCAGAAAAAACTTTACCCGAAGAATAGTACTTTATTTTTGTTCCTTCTAAAACATTTTCATTATAGAATGATTTAGTTTTTATGGTACCATCTTTAAAAAACTTATAAGCTAAACCTTCTTTTTTTCCGTTATAGTAGCCTATTTTTTCAGATAATGATGAATTACTATAATATTTTAAAGCAAATCCATTAAAAGGATTACCCATGTAAAACCACTGCCCTTTTTCTTTGATTAATTCTAATTCATTTTTATCAACTAGAAAATTTTTAATTTCTTTTTTAGATGTTGTTTTAACAGAAGTTTTATTACAGCTACTAAGAGCTAGAATAACGATAAGTAATATTCTAGTTAACTGCATTTGGGGTTCCTTGATATGGTCCTGCAAAAAGTATGTACCTACCTGTACTTGCATACAACTCATTGATAATATGATAATGATATTCTGCAATATCTGTATGTTGCGTAGTACTTATATGTCCGCCAGAACTATCTAAATCTGTTGGATATGTTCCTGTAGAGTTGCACTTTCTACCATAAATAAAAAAACCATCAGAAATAATACCATTTAATTTATCGTCATCATCAGAAAAAGCCAAAGGTTCTAAATGATAATGATAATCTGAAGGGCCAATATGTGCACCTGAGTAATCTAAACTTCCTGCTGCAGAATCTAAAGGTCCATTGCCTTCTTGATCATTGTATAAAAAAGCACCGCTAATTGCAATACCAATTGCGCCTAATTGGGTATTAGATGTTGAGTTGGCTTTACTAGGATTTGCTGGTACGGTTAAAGAAGCAGAATTATCTCGCCCAGATGTATCAATTCTGGTTGGAGTCATTTTATCTGTACTAGTTACAGTTGGTGCTACATATAATGGATGATTTTCACTCCAATATGGTGTTTTATGATTAGGCAAACCCGTGGTTTCGATTACAACGTTAGAACCTTGTAAATAAATATCTGTTTCTGTTGTATCAAACTCTGCAAATGCACTATGAAGTGTTACTTCAACTTCTTCAATTTCTTCTACTGATGTAGTACCTTCTGAAGAACTACACGCAAAACTGTAGGATATAATTACTGCTAAAAGAGCTATTTTTTTTACGATTTTAAATCTCATATTAATGTATTTTGAAAGTTATATATATTTTAGATGCAATTAATTAAAAAAACTTGTGCTTAAGTTTATATTTTTTTTAGAAAAAAGCCTCGTAATTGCTTACAAAGCCTTTAATCAACTAACCAAACTCAAATCAAATTTTATTTTTTTTATTTTCTTTTGTACATATTTTATTAATTTCTTGGTCTTTCTCTTCTTTCTGGTTTTGGTGCATTTTTTAACTCCTTTTTAGATAGAAAACCATCTTCATTAGTATCGATTTTCTTAAAATCTTTTTTCAACGGACCTTTAGCTTCCTTTAAAGAAATTTTACCATCTTCATTAGCATCTAAATCTTTTAAAATTTTAGCTATTGATGGTGACCCTTTTGGTTTCTCTCTTCTTTCTTCCTCTTGCGCATAACTTATAGATGTTGTTAAAACTATTACTGCTAAAGATGTTACTATTTTGTTTTCTAAATTCTTCATTTTTATAAGTTTTTACTTGTTTTGAATATTTAGATGCAGGTATTAAAAAAAACTTGTGCGCGTTAACTTTATTTTAACAAAAAGCCTTATTTCTAATTTAGAAATAAGGCTTTTGAATATAATTAAAAACAAAAATTATCTTGGTGGTGGTCGGTTTCCTCTATTTTGAGGTGGCATTCTACCGTCTCTTGGTGGTGGCATTTTATTATTGCCATGTATAGCTTTTCTAACAATATTTTCTAATTTATCTTTCTGTTCTTGTGAACACAAATCACGAACCTTATTAAAAAAAGAAAATACTTCTAACTCTTTTTCACTTTCTAAAGAGCCTATTTCTTTAGCTATTAATTCCACTTCTTGTTCTAATGTTTCAAAAGAATTGAATAGTTTATTTTTATTATTTTTTACCTGTTCATCTAAACTTCTCATCGTTTCTCTATGAGACATATCTATAACCAAAAAATCTTTTTCTTGATCTTTGGTAAAATTTAATTCTTCTATAAGAAAATCTCTACCACGTCTTTCCTTTTCTTGAATGTGCGGTTTATTGATTAGCATAAAAATAAGTACGCCGTTTAAAACTACCAACAGCAATAATATAATAGGAAGTAATTTTGATTTCATATTTTATTAATTTAAATAAGAATTACTTGTAGATTCTAAAGAATACTCTTGAGAAAACGTTTCTACAGAGTAATTTGTCGTTTTTTCTGATGAATTAAAAGCGTAAAAAATAGTTGCTGCATTTAAAAACAGAATTACCAAAACAGCAGCCAATTGAAATTGCGGAGTTAGCCAAGAGAAAACCTTTTCTTTTTCTTCTTTTTCTTCATTTATTTTTTGAAGAACTTTATGTTCAAAATAAGGACTTACTTTTACTTTTTCTATGGTTTCTATAGCCATAAAAGTATCTTCAACTTTCTTATCTATTTCTTTATTTTTCATTTTTAACACTTTATTAAAATAAACACGTACCTATTTAGATGCAAACTTTTGTAAAAACTTGCGCCTAAATATCATTTTTATAAAATTTTGTTAATTTTTCTTGCAAACTCTTTTTTGCCCTAAACATTAAAGACTCAACAGACGATAAACTTTTACCTGTAATCTCTACAATTTCCTGATAACTTTTATCATCAATTTTAGCTAATGTAAAAACTACTCTTTGCGCTTCTGGCAAGGTATTTATAGCTTTGTATATAGTTACTGATTTCTCTTTATTTTCTAATAAAACACCCGGATGGTTAAATTCTGTAAAATAGCTAGTTTTATCTAATGGCACTTCATTACCAAGAATGGTTTGCATAAAAGCAAAACGTTTTTTAGCATTCTTTTTTCTGATAAATTCTAAACACTTATTTGTAGCTATTTTAAAAATCCAGGTAGATAATTTAGAATCTCCTTTAAATTTGGCGATAGATTTAAAAACTTCTAAGAAAACTTCTTGCGCAACATCTTCTGCGTCTTCTTTATTTGGAATAAAAGAGATACAGGTACCAAAAACTTTCTGTTGATAATCATCTATAACTTGACTAAAAACTTTCTGATTTCCAGATTTTAATGCCGCTATTAATTTTTCTTCGGTCAATAGTTTTTAATTTCTAATAAGTAAACATACAAAAAAAGACTGCTTTACAAAGCAGTCTTTTTTATTTAATCTCTAAAGATCTTTTATTTAGTCATTGTAACTATTCTCTGTGGTAATGGTGCTTCGAAACCTGCTTTACCTAAAGCTTCTACTACAGCTTGTCTAGTATCCCAATAAACATCCCAATAATTTTCACAATTTACATAAGGCAATGCTAATAACTCAACACTATTTTGTCCTAAATTATTTACAGCAACTCTTGGTTTGCTTGCACCTTCTTGTAAAACGTTTTTATCTTTATTTAAAATATCTAAAACAATCTCTTTAGCTTTTGAAATATCAGCATCATATCTAATAGCAAAAGGCATATCGATACGTAAATTACCAATTTTAGTTAAATTAGTTATTTTGTTAGATGTTATAGCAGAGTTTGGTATAATTTCTGTTTCATTTTGAAAAGTTTCTATAACTGTTACAAACACAGAAATTTCTTTTACAAAACCAAAAGCACCGTTTGTCTTAATTAAATCACCAACCTTAAACGGCTTAAAAATAAGTAGCATTACACCAGATGCAATATGCCCCAAAGAACCATTAAATGCTGCACCTATAGCTAAACCAACTCCTGCCAATAACGCTGCAAAAGATGCCATTGGTAAACCTACTATACCTGCAATAGAAATAATTAATAATAATTTTAATAAAAAACCAATTGTTGTTAATAGAAATGGTTGTAAAGTTTCGTCTAAACTTGTTTTTTCAAATGCTTTAGACACACCTTTCATAATTATCCTAATAATCCATAGTCCAATTATTAAAGCTGCTATTGCACCAATTAACTGTAAACCCCAATTTCCTAATCCAGAAGAAATTGTGTTAAAAAAATTTTGTAAAGAATTTGTAATTGTATCCATTATATAGTTTTAGTTTGTTACAAATGTTTGACCCTTTATAATTTAAAAAGTCACGATACAAAATAAGTATAAGTGATTTTTTAGGTAACAATTAGAATACGTATCTTTGCATTAGAAATATTATTTATGAAACTATTACTTATTACTTTAGCTTTATTAGGACTTGGTGTTGCAGGAATTGCAATTAAAATTTGGGCAAAAAAAGACGGTAAATTTGCAGGTACTTGTGCAAGCCAAAACCCAATGTTAAACAAATCTGGTGAATCTTGTGGCTTTTGCGGAAAAACGCCAGAACAATATGCAGATTGTGCAGAGCCTCAACATAACTAATTTAATTCTTTAAATGATTATATCTGTACTATTCTACAGTTTTGTAGTTTTTGCAGTACTTCAAATTGTATATTATTTATTTTTTACTTCTTTTCTTTTTAAAGATAAAGAACAAACAAATACTTCTAAAGAAACACCAGTTTCTGTTATAATTTGTGCTAAAAACGAAGCAAAAAACCTTCAAAAATTTCTACCATCAATTTTAGAACAAACATATTCTAATTTTGAGGTTGTACTTATTAATGATGCATCTTCTGATGCTACATCAGAAATAATGGAAGATTTTCAAAAAAAGGATGAAAGAATTAAATGTATAGAAGTTGAAAACATTGAAGCTTTTTGGGGAAACAAAAAATATGCTTTAACCCTTGGTATTAAAGCGGCAAATTACGAGCATTTATTATTTATTGATGCAGATTGTAAACCGGTTTCTAAAAACTGGATAACAGAAATGTCTAAAAATTTTAGTGAAACAAAAACTATTATAATTGGATATGGTAAGTACAAAAAAGAAAAATCTCTTGTAAACTTATTTGTTCGTTTCGAGACACTTTTAACAGCAATACAATATTTTAGTTATGCCAAACTAAAAATGCCTTATATGGCAGTTGGTAGAAATTTAGCGTATGCAAAATCTGAGTTTTTTAATGTAAAAGGCTTTATAAAACACATGCATATTAATTCTGGTGATGACGACTTGTTTATACAAGATGCAGCAAATAAAAAAAATACAAAAATTTGTACAACTAAAGATAGTTTTACAGAATCTTTGGCTCCAACAAATTTTAAAAAATGGTTTCAACAAAAAAGAAGACATATTTCTACTGCAAATTATTATAAGAAAAAACATCAGTTTTTATTAGGTCTTTTTTATATATCTAAAGTCTTTTTATTTGTAACAGCAACCTTGTTATTTATTTTATTTCCTAATTGGATTCTTATTTTATCAATATTGCTTTCCTATTACTTTGTTCAATTTTTAGTAATTGGTTTATCAGCAAAAAAATTAGATGAACCACAATTAATTTATTTTCTTCCTTTTTTAGAAATTGGTTTATTATTCTTTCAATTTAGTATATTTATTGCTAACTTGTTATCAAAACCAAATCATTGGAAATAGATATTAAAAAATTAGAAGCAAATATTTTAAAAGCTAAAAACGGAGATCAATCTGCTTTTAGTTTTTTACTGAACCTGTATTGGTCTGATGTTTTTAATTTTTTATTAAAAAGAACAAAGAGCGAAAACGATGCAGAGGACATAGCAATACAAACGTTTTCTAAAGCTTTTGATAAAATAAAATCTTTTGATGAAACTTATGTTTTTAAAACTTGGTTAATTACTATTTCTAAAAACATACACATCGATTTACTTCGTAAAAAAAATAGTTCTATAATTACAGAAACTTCTAAAGAACAAGAAGATAAGGTTTATTTAGTTGTTGATGAAAACCCGACTCCGGAAGATAAAATCATTCGAGAACAAAACTTAGCAAATCTTTTACGAGACATAAAACAATTAAAACCTAAATACCAAGAAGTTATACAATTACGTTATTTTCAAGAATTAAGTTATAAAGAAATTTCTGTACAAATTAACGAACCAATGAATAACGTAAAAGTTAAACTTTTGCGTGCAAAAAAACTTTTAGCTGAAATTATTAAGAAATCTTAAGTGAAAAAAACTTTTTTACAAAGTCTTGGACCAGGTTTGTTATTTGCAGGAGCTGCAATTGGCGTTTCGCATTTAGTACAATCTACAAGAGCTGGTGCAGAATTTGGATTTGGGTTAATTTGGGCACTTTTTTTAGTACATATTTTTAAATATCCGTTCTTTCAATTCGGACCAAGATATGCTGCTGCAACCGGAGAAACACTTTTAGATGGTTATAAAAAATTAGGGAAAGGTATTTTAGTTACTTATTATATTATAAACTTTACAACCATGTTTACCATACAAGCTGCGGTAACTATTGTTACCGCTGGTTTAGCTTCTAAATTATTTGGTTTTACAGATAATTTGGTTTTATGGTCTACTTTTTTAATGTTTTTAAGTATCATTTTCTTACTTATTGGAAAGTATAAATTACTCGATAATGTGATGAAATACATTATAGTAATTCTTACTTTTAGTACAATTATTGCAGTTTGTGTAGCTCTTTATAACACAAAAGAAGCTTTTGATGTAACACAAATTATACCTTCTGGCGCTGTAGAACTTACCTTTTTAATTGCTTTTTTAGGATGGATGCCTGCACCTTTAGACGTATCTATTTGGCATTCGATTTGGTCTGTAGAAAAAGATGAAACTTCTTTCATAAAAACTAAGAAAAAAGATGCTGTTTTCGATTTTAATGTTGGCTATATCAGTGCGCTATTTTTAGGTATTTGTTTTGTACTATTAGGTGCTTTGGTTATGTATAAATCCGGAACAACTTTCTCTGATAAAGGAGGTGTATTTGCAACTCAACTAATTGAATTATACACCAAAAACCTCGGCGATTTTTCTTACATTTTTATAGCTATAGCAGCTTTTACAACAATGTTTAGCACAACCATAACAACTTTAGATGCATCACCAAGAGCAATGGATAGAACATCTAAACTTTTATTTAATAAACCGTTTAAATTTGGTTATTGGTTTTGGATTCTCTTCTTATTTATAGGTACATTTTTGATTTTACATTTTTTTATGGATAATATGGGTTTATTAGTTAAAATTGCTACCATACTTTCATTTTTAACAGCTCCTTTTTATGCTATTTTAAACTATAAATTAATAACTAGTAACCACACACCTAAAGAACACAGACCAGGTTTAATTTTAAAGATTTTAAGTTTTATTGGTTTTGCTTTTTTAATAGGTTTTACTATTTGGTTTTTAACAAGTATTTAATGAAGTTTAAGATTTTACTTTTTTTACTTTTCAATTTTCAATGTTTAAACTCTCAAGTAACAAATTGGGGTTTTTATGATTTAGATTCAATTATATCGGTTGAAATGCCAGATGCTGTTTATGAGTTTGATACAATTATTGAATCAAAAAAAATATATCAAATGTACTCTAAAATTAATGAAACAAATTTTATAGCCCAGAAATTTTTTTTGGATAACTCATTAGACTTAAAATTACCTACATCTAAGAAAGAATTAAATTCCTTTTATATGGATTTAGCAGAGATTTTAAACTTATTAATTAGTTCAAATGAAATAATAGAAAGTAAATTAATTCATGAAAACATTGAAGGATATAAGTTAAGTTTTTCTGATAAGAAAAATATTAACTATCAAGACATAATTCTGTATTTCGTAAATAACAATTTATATATTTTTATCTATAGAGATGCAAATGGCTTAAATAACTTTAATAAGTCTAAGTTTTTTAATTCCATTGAATTTAATCAAAAGACTGACATTAATCAGTATATAGAAAAAAAAGTTCCTTTAAAATTTAAATTATTTATTGCACTAATTGCAATTTTAATTCTTTCTTATATTGTTAGATTTACTTCAAAAAAGAATACTAAATACTAAATTTTACTATTTGGTTTTTAACAAGTATTTAAATCTTTTCTTCGTAAATTTGCATTTCAAATTCAATAGAAATGGCAATAGAATCTGTAATAGTACCAGAAAGACCAAAAAAACCAAAATGGCTTCGAGTAAAGTTGCCTGTTGGTAAAAAATACACAGAACTTAGAGGTTTAGTAGATAAATATAAATTAAACACAATTTGTACAAGTGGTAGCTGCCCAAACATGGGAGAATGTTGGGGAGAAGGAACTGCAACTTTTATGATTTTAGGTAATATTTGTACACGATCTTGCGGATTTTGTGGTGTAAAAACAGGAAGACCAGAAACAGTAGAATGGGATGAACCTGAAAAAGTTGCTCGCTCTATAAAAATAATGAGCATCAAACATGCAGTAATTACATCTGTAGATAGAGATGATTTGAAGGATGGAGGTTCTATTATTTGGGCAGAAACTGTAGATGCAATTAGAAGAGCAAATCCTAAAACTACTTTAGAAACTTTAATTCCAGATTTTCAAGGAAATACAAAACAAATAGATCGAATTATAGAGGTTGCACCAGAAGTTGTATCTCATAATATGGAAACCGTTAGAAGGTTAACTAGGGAAGTTAGAATTCAGGCTAAATATGATCGAAGTTTAGGTGTTTTAAAGTATTTAAAAGAAAACGGAATGAGAACTAAAACAGGTTTAATGCTTGGTTTAGGTGAAACTGAAGAAGAAGTAATACAAACAATGAAAGATTTACGTGAAGTAAATTGTGACATCATTACTATTGGACAGTATTTACAACCAACAAAAAAACATTTACCTGTTAAAGAATTTATTACGCCAGAACAGTTTAAAAAGTATGAAACTTTAGGTTTAGAAATGGGCTTTATGTTTGTAGAAAGTGGTGCATTGGTAAGGTCTTCTTACAAAGCACATAAACACGCTAATTAATTTAGTTGAATTTTAAACGAATAATTATTTATATCACAATAATAAGCGAAAAACTAAAACGATTCCCTAAAAAGAATCGTTTTTTTATTGCTGAAAATGTAAAAATCATATTTTATTAACATTTTTCAATACTAATTTAAAGTTTGGCACAGTAGTTGCAATTACAAAAATGAAAGCAACGTAGTAAACTGTTTTCATTGTGTAAATTATTTGAATTAGTTAGTTAAAAAAAACCATCTCTTAATTGAGATGGTTTTTTAATTTTAATAATATAAGTAACTATATTGTTTCTTTAGATTGAATTTCTTTTGCTACTTTTTCAACCTCATCTAAAACTCTTAATAAATTCCCGTTCCATAATTGTGCAATTTGCGCTTCCGTATAACCTCTTTTTACCAACTCTAAAGTTACATTTAAAGTTTCCGACGCATCATTCCAACCATCTACTCCTCCTCCACCGTCAAAATCTGAACTGATACCGACGTGATCAATTCCTATTTTACTTATTAAATAGTCTATATGATCTACAAAATCTGATACATTAACTGGTGAAACATCAGAAGACTTCATTTTCTCTTTCGCTTCTGCAGATAATTTTCTGTAAGTAGCAATAAAAGCATCTCTTTTTTCTGGACTTAACTTTCTTGCTTCTGCCCAAGTCATCATTTCTTCTCCTTGTGCTGCAGCTAATTCTTTTATTACTTTATTTAATTCTTCTTTATAAACTTTATCTTTTTCTGTATTTACATAAGAACTAAAAGCCACAGTTTGTACAACTCCTCCGTTCTCTTTCATCCATTGTAATTGTTCATCATCTAAATTTCTACTATGATTACATAATGCTCTTGCAGAAGAATGAGAGGCGATTATTGGCGCTTTAGACAAAGCAATCATATCTTGCATAGATTTTTTTGAAGGATGAGAAACATCAATCATAATTCCCCATTTGTTCATTTCTTTAATAACTTCTTTTCCTAGATCGCTAACACCGTTATGTAACCAAACATTATCTTTTTCTCCGGTATTAGAATCACACAGTTGGCTATGTCCATTGTGAGAAAGGCTCATATATCTTGCACCCAAATCGTAAAATTCTTTTACTCTAGAAACATCTGTACCCAAAGGATAAGCATTTTCTACACCAATCATAGCTACTTTTTTTCCTGATGCATAAATTTCTCTAGCTTCTTTAGAATTTACAGCCAAACCAATTCTTTCTGGAGCGATTTCTTTTGTTAATTTATGAATTGCGTTAAACTTACTCATTGCATTTTTATACGCTTTATCATAACCTTCTTCCGTTAAATCTCCTTGACCTGTGTACACTATAAAAAATGCAACATCTAAGCCACCTTCTTCCATATTTGGCAAGTTGACTTGGTTTTTTAATTTTTGAGTATAATTGATAGAGTCTGTAAAATTAGCAACATTAATATCTACATGCGTATCTAAAGTCATTACTTTTTTGTGAATTTCTTTAGCTTTAGACAACATATTATCTGCTTTAATGTCCTCTTTTTTATTCTCTTTACAAGCAACTATTAAAGTAAGAATAAATAGAATTTTTAGGTTTTTCATTTTTTTGAATTAAGTTAGTTAATGCCTAAAGATATATAATTCTTTAAAAAACTATGTGTTAATATTTTTACAATTAACTATTTTCATTTATTAATTATCAATAAAAATGAACTTTAAACTAAAAATATTCAATAAAAACGTTTAATGTATTTCTTTTTTAAACAATCATCAAAAAAAAAGAGCTTTCTGAATAGAAAGCTCTTTTTGTAATTTTATAT from Polaribacter marinaquae encodes the following:
- a CDS encoding Nramp family divalent metal transporter, translated to MKKTFLQSLGPGLLFAGAAIGVSHLVQSTRAGAEFGFGLIWALFLVHIFKYPFFQFGPRYAAATGETLLDGYKKLGKGILVTYYIINFTTMFTIQAAVTIVTAGLASKLFGFTDNLVLWSTFLMFLSIIFLLIGKYKLLDNVMKYIIVILTFSTIIAVCVALYNTKEAFDVTQIIPSGAVELTFLIAFLGWMPAPLDVSIWHSIWSVEKDETSFIKTKKKDAVFDFNVGYISALFLGICFVLLGALVMYKSGTTFSDKGGVFATQLIELYTKNLGDFSYIFIAIAAFTTMFSTTITTLDASPRAMDRTSKLLFNKPFKFGYWFWILFLFIGTFLILHFFMDNMGLLVKIATILSFLTAPFYAILNYKLITSNHTPKEHRPGLILKILSFIGFAFLIGFTIWFLTSI
- a CDS encoding RNA polymerase sigma factor — its product is MEIDIKKLEANILKAKNGDQSAFSFLLNLYWSDVFNFLLKRTKSENDAEDIAIQTFSKAFDKIKSFDETYVFKTWLITISKNIHIDLLRKKNSSIITETSKEQEDKVYLVVDENPTPEDKIIREQNLANLLRDIKQLKPKYQEVIQLRYFQELSYKEISVQINEPMNNVKVKLLRAKKLLAEIIKKS
- a CDS encoding glycosyltransferase, translating into MIISVLFYSFVVFAVLQIVYYLFFTSFLFKDKEQTNTSKETPVSVIICAKNEAKNLQKFLPSILEQTYSNFEVVLINDASSDATSEIMEDFQKKDERIKCIEVENIEAFWGNKKYALTLGIKAANYEHLLFIDADCKPVSKNWITEMSKNFSETKTIIIGYGKYKKEKSLVNLFVRFETLLTAIQYFSYAKLKMPYMAVGRNLAYAKSEFFNVKGFIKHMHINSGDDDLFIQDAANKKNTKICTTKDSFTESLAPTNFKKWFQQKRRHISTANYYKKKHQFLLGLFYISKVFLFVTATLLFILFPNWILILSILLSYYFVQFLVIGLSAKKLDEPQLIYFLPFLEIGLLFFQFSIFIANLLSKPNHWK
- a CDS encoding EF-hand domain-containing protein, encoding MKNLENKIVTSLAVIVLTTSISYAQEEERREKPKGSPSIAKILKDLDANEDGKISLKEAKGPLKKDFKKIDTNEDGFLSKKELKNAPKPERRERPRN
- a CDS encoding RNA polymerase sigma factor, whose translation is MTEEKLIAALKSGNQKVFSQVIDDYQQKVFGTCISFIPNKEDAEDVAQEVFLEVFKSIAKFKGDSKLSTWIFKIATNKCLEFIRKKNAKKRFAFMQTILGNEVPLDKTSYFTEFNHPGVLLENKEKSVTIYKAINTLPEAQRVVFTLAKIDDKSYQEIVEITGKSLSSVESLMFRAKKSLQEKLTKFYKNDI
- the lipA gene encoding lipoyl synthase, which codes for MAIESVIVPERPKKPKWLRVKLPVGKKYTELRGLVDKYKLNTICTSGSCPNMGECWGEGTATFMILGNICTRSCGFCGVKTGRPETVEWDEPEKVARSIKIMSIKHAVITSVDRDDLKDGGSIIWAETVDAIRRANPKTTLETLIPDFQGNTKQIDRIIEVAPEVVSHNMETVRRLTREVRIQAKYDRSLGVLKYLKENGMRTKTGLMLGLGETEEEVIQTMKDLREVNCDIITIGQYLQPTKKHLPVKEFITPEQFKKYETLGLEMGFMFVESGALVRSSYKAHKHAN
- a CDS encoding mechanosensitive ion channel family protein: MDTITNSLQNFFNTISSGLGNWGLQLIGAIAALIIGLWIIRIIMKGVSKAFEKTSLDETLQPFLLTTIGFLLKLLLIISIAGIVGLPMASFAALLAGVGLAIGAAFNGSLGHIASGVMLLIFKPFKVGDLIKTNGAFGFVKEISVFVTVIETFQNETEIIPNSAITSNKITNLTKIGNLRIDMPFAIRYDADISKAKEIVLDILNKDKNVLQEGASKPRVAVNNLGQNSVELLALPYVNCENYWDVYWDTRQAVVEALGKAGFEAPLPQRIVTMTK
- a CDS encoding membrane or secreted protein, producing MKLLLITLALLGLGVAGIAIKIWAKKDGKFAGTCASQNPMLNKSGESCGFCGKTPEQYADCAEPQHN
- a CDS encoding YHYH protein, yielding MRFKIVKKIALLAVIISYSFACSSSEGTTSVEEIEEVEVTLHSAFAEFDTTETDIYLQGSNVVIETTGLPNHKTPYWSENHPLYVAPTVTSTDKMTPTRIDTSGRDNSASLTVPANPSKANSTSNTQLGAIGIAISGAFLYNDQEGNGPLDSAAGSLDYSGAHIGPSDYHYHLEPLAFSDDDDKLNGIISDGFFIYGRKCNSTGTYPTDLDSSGGHISTTQHTDIAEYHYHIINELYASTGRYILFAGPYQGTPNAVN
- a CDS encoding dipeptidase yields the protein MKNLKILFILTLIVACKENKKEDIKADNMLSKAKEIHKKVMTLDTHVDINVANFTDSINYTQKLKNQVNLPNMEEGGLDVAFFIVYTGQGDLTEEGYDKAYKNAMSKFNAIHKLTKEIAPERIGLAVNSKEAREIYASGKKVAMIGVENAYPLGTDVSRVKEFYDLGARYMSLSHNGHSQLCDSNTGEKDNVWLHNGVSDLGKEVIKEMNKWGIMIDVSHPSKKSMQDMIALSKAPIIASHSSARALCNHSRNLDDEQLQWMKENGGVVQTVAFSSYVNTEKDKVYKEELNKVIKELAAAQGEEMMTWAEARKLSPEKRDAFIATYRKLSAEAKEKMKSSDVSPVNVSDFVDHIDYLISKIGIDHVGISSDFDGGGGVDGWNDASETLNVTLELVKRGYTEAQIAQLWNGNLLRVLDEVEKVAKEIQSKETI